A region of Nitrospira sp. DNA encodes the following proteins:
- a CDS encoding DUF3365 domain-containing protein encodes MRGIRSLALVILSLSLSLQNLALAGEQTGIPPETVANYLHAVIEADRTFYTIHVVERLQKSGAVAAAENWRATKNTLPLPAQFLMESSALSAMTGTSVRYRLISLWPINPLNVPRSAAEKAGLESLRTHPEWVVTGTVTQGSETYFQAIYADRAVSQSCVGCHNTHPQSAKKDFKLNEAMGGLVIEIPMGR; translated from the coding sequence ATGAGAGGCATCCGATCCCTCGCCCTCGTGATTCTGTCCCTGAGCCTGTCCCTGCAAAACCTCGCGCTAGCCGGCGAACAGACCGGTATCCCGCCGGAGACCGTCGCGAACTACCTCCATGCGGTAATCGAAGCGGATCGGACGTTCTACACCATCCACGTGGTCGAACGACTGCAGAAAAGTGGAGCCGTTGCGGCAGCCGAAAACTGGCGGGCCACGAAGAATACCCTCCCTCTGCCGGCCCAGTTCCTCATGGAATCCAGCGCACTTTCAGCGATGACCGGCACATCGGTCCGTTACCGGCTCATTAGTCTCTGGCCGATCAATCCACTCAATGTGCCACGAAGTGCCGCAGAGAAGGCCGGCCTGGAGTCGTTGCGCACGCACCCGGAATGGGTCGTGACCGGCACGGTCACGCAAGGGAGCGAGACGTACTTTCAAGCCATCTATGCCGACCGGGCCGTGAGTCAGTCTTGCGTGGGGTGCCATAACACCCACCCCCAGAGCGCCAAGAAGGACTTCAAGCTGAATGAGGCCATGGGAGGCCTCGTGATCGAAATTCCGATGGGGCGATAG
- a CDS encoding acyloxyacyl hydrolase → MVGLLVLLVTPCVIQAEEIHLESIGLRGGASGSSPIGKKETQFFNEFDLMASWSLPWGWYSDSGWGIGTRLMGSVGALRASGDTAFIATMVPGVVLGKKDGWLSLEVGAGVALLSMHQFANQDMGGAFQVVGDIALRAKVYRGIGVGYWFHHLSDASLYGDNGRGYDLHMIELSYRF, encoded by the coding sequence ATGGTCGGACTGCTTGTCTTGCTCGTGACTCCCTGTGTGATTCAGGCAGAAGAAATTCATTTGGAGAGCATTGGGTTGCGCGGAGGGGCGAGCGGAAGCTCTCCCATCGGAAAGAAGGAGACGCAATTCTTCAATGAATTTGACCTCATGGCCAGCTGGTCGCTTCCCTGGGGATGGTACTCTGACTCCGGATGGGGCATCGGCACGAGGCTGATGGGGAGTGTCGGCGCATTGAGGGCCTCGGGTGATACGGCCTTTATCGCCACGATGGTGCCTGGCGTGGTATTGGGAAAAAAAGATGGCTGGCTGTCCTTAGAGGTCGGGGCAGGAGTCGCCCTTCTCTCCATGCACCAATTCGCTAACCAGGATATGGGAGGCGCCTTCCAGGTGGTGGGGGATATCGCGCTTCGAGCGAAGGTCTATCGGGGGATCGGCGTGGGCTATTGGTTTCATCATCTGTCCGATGCCTCGCTCTATGGAGACAATGGCCGTGGATATGATCTCCATATGATCGAGCTCAGCTATCGGTTTTGA
- a CDS encoding NADH-cytochrome b5 reductase has translation MTADSVRRIQSKQPVPYELTAIHLDTHDTKTFHFALPSDTTLDMLPGDHLYVHATIDGKSVKRPYTPSSMPGATGSFDLTVKRYETGVISRYLHDRQVGETVLMSGPNPGGHWVDGMAKKVGFVAGGSGITPMIAIIRWILARGLPVELVLLYANKTEADIIFRAEWDAYARAHSNFHCHHVLSEPPVGWSQGTGRISEVALRTHLPAPGADTVIFLCGPPPMVDVIETTLKSIGHAEQAIILP, from the coding sequence ATGACTGCTGATTCTGTCAGGCGCATTCAGTCGAAGCAGCCGGTGCCGTATGAGCTGACGGCGATTCATCTCGATACCCACGACACGAAGACCTTCCACTTTGCCCTTCCGAGCGATACCACGCTGGATATGCTGCCGGGCGACCATCTCTATGTCCACGCGACGATCGACGGGAAATCCGTCAAACGTCCCTACACGCCTTCGTCGATGCCCGGCGCCACGGGCTCCTTCGATCTGACTGTGAAGCGATACGAGACGGGGGTGATTTCGCGCTATCTCCATGATCGGCAAGTCGGGGAGACGGTGCTGATGAGCGGGCCGAATCCGGGAGGCCATTGGGTAGACGGGATGGCGAAGAAAGTCGGTTTCGTGGCCGGCGGCTCCGGCATCACGCCGATGATTGCGATTATTCGGTGGATTCTTGCCAGGGGCCTCCCGGTCGAACTGGTCCTCCTGTATGCGAACAAGACCGAGGCTGACATTATTTTCCGCGCAGAGTGGGACGCGTACGCACGCGCTCACTCGAACTTCCATTGCCATCATGTCTTGAGCGAGCCGCCTGTTGGCTGGAGTCAAGGAACCGGCCGCATCAGCGAGGTGGCGCTACGCACGCATCTTCCGGCGCCCGGTGCCGACACGGTCATCTTTCTCTGTGGCCCCCCGCCGATGGTCGATGTGATCGAAACGACGCTCAAGTCGATCGGTCACGCCGAGCAGGCGATCATCCTGCCGTAG
- a CDS encoding AsmA family protein, with translation MKIVVSLIIGFVLLVGVILALPFLIDLNQYQDRYKPLIEEALNRKVQLQDIRLTIWPRLGARVGGVTLLDDPAFSAGPFASLTSLDVGVKLLPLLSKQVEVEEISLRDPVVTVITNKDGVMNVSTIGARTASSSTTEPGTVPPPDGNPLQILALFAVDRVSIKGGRLTYRDLSTAPVTEYQVQNLELLLKSVRLGHTPSVHLKATVLPYDLPVTLDGEFGPLVETLEVQQYNFALGFGKIALAVKGALVGGRLDATLSAPAINTADLPVALPLQKPVLIKDLLVTAKAPYPFKQGVSPLELADISNLSLALIMGRSSVHLKGTVLNGQAHVTVSSASLNTADLPIAVPMTKPVELKDLTVTAKTRVPFKPTAPPLEIADVSDLRVAIALGQSLIQVKGTVLNGQAAMTLSSPSVNTADLPIALPLAKPVALKDLSVTAKTRVPFNPAAPPLEIADVSDLRVAVALGQSLLHLKGTVLNGQANVTLSSPSLNTADLPIAIPLAKPVEIKDLTVTAKTRVPFKPTAPPLEIADISDLRLGVILGKSVLSVKGTLLGGQANVILSSPSVQTGDLPVETGLAKSVELKNLLINADLKGPNARLSNASFQLFDGQFKADGEMSTASPTPPFRGKVRIDGLQLGPALAAISPDSKVSMSGTAAMDLAVTGSGFTMPDLTKALEGPGHLRIKNGKIEGINLMEEAVTLLKVAGLSPDRLKTTAFSAMETDVMIKQGLVTVQKLLIDSHDFQATGAGTVGFDQALNLAVNLHLSPALSQKLASSSPIARIALKEGRLRLPFQITGSIQAPAYGLDTKELTGKVQEQVKEKVNEAVKGLLEGTTNPKDLQQQGKDLLKGLLGR, from the coding sequence GTGAAAATTGTCGTCAGCCTGATTATCGGATTCGTGCTCCTCGTCGGCGTGATCCTCGCGCTGCCGTTTCTCATCGATCTAAACCAGTATCAAGACCGGTACAAACCGCTGATCGAAGAGGCGCTGAATCGCAAGGTCCAGCTCCAAGACATCCGCCTGACCATCTGGCCGCGCCTCGGCGCCCGTGTGGGCGGGGTGACCCTCCTCGACGATCCGGCCTTCAGCGCCGGGCCCTTTGCATCGCTGACGTCATTGGATGTGGGGGTGAAGCTCCTGCCACTCCTCAGTAAGCAGGTGGAAGTCGAAGAGATCTCTCTGCGCGATCCGGTCGTAACGGTCATCACTAACAAAGACGGCGTGATGAATGTGTCGACCATCGGGGCCAGGACAGCGTCCTCGTCTACCACAGAGCCAGGTACGGTTCCACCTCCCGACGGAAACCCGTTGCAAATTCTGGCTTTGTTCGCCGTGGATCGCGTCTCGATCAAAGGCGGAAGGCTGACCTATCGCGATCTTTCGACGGCCCCGGTCACGGAATACCAGGTGCAGAATCTCGAACTGCTGCTGAAGTCCGTCCGTCTCGGGCACACGCCTTCGGTCCACCTCAAGGCCACAGTGCTGCCCTATGATCTTCCGGTCACGTTGGACGGTGAGTTCGGCCCGCTGGTCGAAACACTCGAAGTGCAGCAGTACAACTTCGCCTTGGGATTCGGCAAGATCGCGCTCGCTGTGAAGGGGGCACTCGTCGGAGGCAGGTTGGATGCGACCCTGTCTGCTCCCGCCATCAATACGGCCGATCTTCCCGTGGCCTTGCCGCTGCAGAAGCCGGTGCTGATCAAGGATCTGCTGGTGACCGCCAAAGCGCCATACCCGTTCAAGCAAGGAGTGTCGCCCCTGGAGCTGGCAGACATCTCGAATCTGAGCCTGGCGCTCATCATGGGACGCTCCTCCGTACACCTCAAAGGGACCGTCCTCAACGGCCAGGCCCATGTGACGGTGTCATCCGCTTCACTCAACACCGCTGATCTGCCGATCGCCGTGCCGATGACCAAGCCAGTAGAGTTGAAGGATCTCACCGTTACGGCCAAGACCCGTGTGCCGTTCAAACCGACGGCACCGCCGCTGGAAATCGCCGATGTCTCCGACCTGCGGGTCGCCATCGCACTGGGCCAATCGCTGATCCAGGTGAAGGGTACCGTCCTCAACGGCCAGGCCGCCATGACCCTCTCTTCGCCTTCCGTGAATACCGCTGACCTGCCGATCGCTCTGCCGCTGGCGAAGCCGGTGGCGCTCAAAGATCTGTCCGTCACCGCCAAAACACGTGTCCCCTTCAATCCCGCTGCGCCTCCATTGGAAATTGCCGATGTCTCCGACCTGCGGGTCGCCGTCGCACTGGGCCAGTCACTCCTGCACCTCAAAGGAACGGTCCTCAACGGTCAGGCCAATGTGACGCTCTCATCCCCTTCGCTCAATACTGCTGACCTGCCGATCGCCATTCCGCTAGCCAAGCCAGTGGAGATCAAGGATCTCACCGTCACGGCCAAGACCCGTGTGCCGTTCAAACCGACGGCACCTCCGTTGGAGATCGCCGATATCTCCGACCTGCGCCTTGGGGTGATCCTGGGAAAATCTGTTCTGTCGGTCAAAGGCACCCTGCTGGGCGGCCAGGCGAACGTGATTCTCTCATCGCCCTCGGTGCAGACAGGAGATCTGCCGGTCGAAACCGGGCTCGCGAAATCCGTCGAACTCAAAAACCTGCTCATAAATGCCGATCTCAAGGGGCCGAACGCACGTCTTTCCAACGCCTCCTTCCAGCTGTTCGACGGCCAGTTCAAGGCGGACGGAGAAATGTCGACAGCCTCGCCGACTCCGCCGTTTCGCGGCAAGGTCAGGATCGACGGACTCCAACTCGGCCCCGCGCTGGCGGCCATCAGTCCGGACAGCAAGGTCTCAATGAGCGGAACGGCCGCCATGGATCTGGCCGTCACAGGAAGCGGCTTCACCATGCCGGACCTGACCAAGGCGTTAGAGGGACCGGGACATCTGCGGATCAAGAACGGGAAGATCGAAGGGATCAACCTGATGGAGGAGGCGGTCACGCTCTTGAAGGTGGCAGGCCTCTCGCCGGATCGCCTCAAAACGACCGCATTCTCGGCGATGGAAACCGATGTCATGATCAAGCAGGGCCTCGTCACTGTGCAGAAACTGCTGATCGATAGCCACGACTTCCAAGCCACAGGCGCCGGCACCGTCGGATTCGACCAGGCGCTCAACCTTGCCGTAAATCTGCACCTCTCCCCCGCTCTCAGCCAGAAACTGGCATCGTCCTCACCCATTGCCAGAATCGCGCTGAAGGAAGGGCGGCTCAGACTCCCCTTCCAGATCACCGGCAGCATACAAGCTCCCGCCTACGGGCTGGATACCAAGGAGCTGACGGGAAAAGTCCAGGAGCAGGTGAAAGAGAAAGTGAACGAAGCGGTCAAAGGGCTGCTGGAAGGCACGACCAATCCTAAAGACCTTCAACAACAAGGCAAAGACCTGTTGAAGGGGCTACTCGGCCGGTGA
- a CDS encoding M48 family metalloprotease, giving the protein MQNRSSRGLLVVGLALFATAGLTGCAEVQKAAEGAARSSGNERLAKTIHGGGTLIGGLLPIGYEEEQTIGQAIALQVVARYGGVYDQPDLTRYVNLVGRSVALTCDRADIEYRFAILNHDSINAFAAPAGYIFVTRGLLKTIKNEAELAAVLGHEIGHVTQKHILDVIQRSKQIAGVAEAGLAYANKNPDAFKNVIDGAVKKLLDEGLDQGKELESDRLGVIFASRVGYDPTAYETFLDRLRALKGDDRAFFKTHPDFSNRLSAVRSTISEQKLKTTGILLADRFSRSSSGAL; this is encoded by the coding sequence ATGCAGAATAGATCATCACGCGGGCTCCTCGTTGTCGGCCTGGCGCTGTTTGCCACCGCCGGTCTGACCGGCTGTGCGGAAGTCCAGAAGGCTGCCGAAGGCGCCGCACGAAGCTCGGGGAACGAACGGCTGGCGAAGACGATCCATGGCGGCGGAACGCTCATCGGCGGGCTGCTGCCTATCGGCTATGAAGAGGAACAGACCATCGGACAAGCGATCGCCTTGCAGGTCGTGGCCCGCTATGGTGGGGTCTATGACCAACCCGACCTGACGCGATACGTAAACCTGGTCGGCCGTAGCGTCGCGTTGACCTGTGATCGGGCTGACATCGAGTATCGCTTTGCAATCCTCAACCATGACTCGATCAACGCCTTCGCCGCCCCCGCCGGCTACATCTTCGTCACCCGCGGGTTGTTGAAAACGATCAAGAACGAAGCCGAGCTCGCGGCGGTGTTAGGCCATGAGATCGGTCACGTCACCCAGAAACATATCCTCGACGTCATTCAGCGGTCCAAACAGATCGCCGGCGTGGCGGAAGCAGGCCTGGCTTACGCGAACAAGAATCCCGACGCGTTCAAGAATGTGATCGACGGAGCGGTCAAGAAGCTGTTGGATGAGGGGCTGGACCAGGGAAAAGAGTTGGAGTCCGACCGCCTGGGAGTCATCTTCGCATCGCGCGTGGGGTATGATCCCACCGCCTACGAGACATTTCTGGACCGGTTACGGGCCCTCAAAGGCGACGACCGGGCCTTCTTCAAAACGCATCCGGATTTTTCCAATCGGCTCTCGGCCGTTCGGTCCACCATCAGTGAGCAGAAGCTGAAAACCACGGGCATTCTCCTCGCCGATCGCTTCAGCCGCTCATCGAGCGGCGCGCTGTAG
- a CDS encoding SH3 domain-containing protein, with protein sequence MNHQHAFLAIIVFMVTAMTMTAAALGETLYVAAKSAQLRSGKTSLDPVVASLKLGESLEVVKREERWLQVRTAKGVQGWIYANHVSESKPAGGDNELAALGKGFRQTEASNVTASAGARGLDKASESYANRAGITQQHRAAVDRMTANKIPDEDIQAFLKTGRLGEYAE encoded by the coding sequence GTGAATCACCAACATGCCTTCCTTGCCATCATAGTCTTCATGGTGACGGCTATGACCATGACCGCTGCCGCCTTGGGCGAAACTCTATACGTCGCGGCCAAGAGCGCGCAGTTGCGCTCAGGAAAGACGTCCCTGGACCCGGTCGTCGCCAGCCTCAAGCTCGGCGAGAGTCTGGAAGTGGTGAAACGCGAGGAGCGCTGGCTGCAAGTACGAACCGCCAAGGGGGTCCAAGGGTGGATCTATGCCAATCATGTGTCCGAATCGAAACCGGCGGGAGGAGACAACGAGCTGGCCGCCCTGGGGAAGGGGTTCAGACAAACCGAGGCCTCGAATGTCACCGCCTCGGCCGGCGCTCGCGGACTTGATAAAGCATCGGAGAGTTATGCCAATCGGGCCGGGATTACCCAGCAGCATCGCGCTGCCGTGGATCGGATGACCGCCAACAAGATTCCCGATGAAGATATCCAGGCATTCCTCAAAACCGGGAGGCTCGGCGAATATGCAGAATAG
- a CDS encoding adenylate/guanylate cyclase domain-containing protein translates to MQAATRFNKVISGAVVGGAVWLLALALHWSGWLTVTELKTLDHRFHRYADATKAGSDIVLVAVDEASLEAYGQWPWSRDRHGYVVHYLKEAGAKAVIFDLLFLEPDRSGEEFDAVFAEEMRAAGNVYLPFLMQNEQQPSGGSNASPDGGQGYPLEILKKATIPLDDQRALPPETVPTYAGAKLPLPLFAQAAHGLGYINLTPDIDGTTRRLPPLAYAQQQAFLHISTAVARDLLQADRASLHPRELRLGPVTIPLTAEQDMVIDWHGSLENHVYPVYPIGAVLRSYIDRQGGKPPLLDPALFRDKIVFIATTAAGTYDLRVTPLSPFAPGVLIHMSALDNMLRHRHLQPASWAVFAASTLVLALATAWAFMLMQSQWIKAATIAGLATAYYGLAVHAFTSHGLWLDLAIPEGALAASFATSATVEYLTEGRQRRQLRTVFDKYMAAEVVDEIMRNPEAIRLGGEKKELSVLFSDIAGFTSISEQMDPERLVELLNQYLSAMTEIILRHRGNVNKYLGDGIMAIFGAPRGEPNHASLACFAALDSQRELARLRERWKAEGQPEIRARIGINSGWLVVGNMGSQARMEYTVMGDAVNLASRLEGANKFYDTLILLGPRTYELAAGDIEAREVDRMRVKGKREPVVVFELLARKGELPDERHRHIEAYRAGLEAYKQRDFKTAATHFEAALALDPKDGPARVYLERAKEYLIAPPPEQWDGVYELTSK, encoded by the coding sequence ATGCAAGCCGCCACGCGATTCAACAAGGTCATCTCCGGAGCGGTAGTGGGAGGCGCGGTGTGGCTCCTCGCCTTAGCTCTGCACTGGTCCGGATGGCTCACCGTCACCGAACTCAAGACACTCGACCATCGATTCCATCGATACGCAGATGCCACCAAGGCCGGAAGCGACATCGTACTGGTCGCGGTGGATGAGGCCAGCCTGGAAGCCTACGGCCAGTGGCCCTGGTCCCGTGACCGGCACGGGTACGTCGTCCACTATCTGAAAGAGGCCGGCGCCAAAGCCGTAATCTTCGATCTCCTGTTTCTCGAACCGGATCGGTCGGGGGAAGAGTTTGATGCGGTATTCGCCGAAGAGATGCGGGCCGCCGGAAACGTTTATCTGCCGTTCCTGATGCAGAACGAGCAACAGCCCTCCGGCGGCTCGAACGCTTCCCCTGACGGTGGGCAAGGGTACCCGCTCGAGATCTTGAAAAAAGCGACGATCCCGCTCGACGATCAGAGGGCTCTGCCACCCGAAACAGTCCCGACCTACGCCGGGGCTAAATTGCCCTTGCCGCTGTTCGCGCAGGCCGCTCACGGTCTCGGATATATCAACCTGACCCCGGACATCGACGGAACCACCCGCCGACTCCCTCCACTGGCATACGCGCAGCAGCAGGCATTCCTGCACATCAGCACGGCTGTCGCGCGGGACCTCCTGCAAGCGGATCGAGCCTCCCTGCATCCTCGGGAACTTCGCCTTGGACCGGTGACGATTCCTTTAACCGCGGAACAGGACATGGTCATCGACTGGCACGGATCGCTGGAGAATCACGTCTACCCCGTCTATCCCATCGGAGCCGTCCTCCGCTCCTATATCGACAGGCAGGGCGGGAAGCCGCCCCTGCTCGACCCGGCGCTGTTTCGCGACAAAATCGTGTTCATTGCCACCACCGCCGCCGGGACGTACGATCTGCGGGTGACCCCGCTGTCCCCCTTCGCACCGGGCGTCCTCATCCACATGTCGGCGCTCGATAATATGCTGAGACATCGCCATCTCCAACCGGCCTCGTGGGCGGTCTTCGCGGCCTCCACGCTCGTCCTTGCGCTGGCTACCGCGTGGGCCTTCATGTTGATGCAATCCCAGTGGATCAAGGCCGCCACCATCGCCGGCCTGGCCACCGCTTACTACGGACTCGCCGTCCACGCCTTTACCTCGCACGGACTCTGGCTCGATCTCGCCATACCCGAAGGCGCGCTGGCCGCCTCGTTTGCAACCTCCGCGACCGTGGAGTACCTGACGGAAGGAAGACAGCGCCGGCAACTGCGGACGGTTTTCGACAAATACATGGCGGCTGAGGTGGTCGATGAGATCATGCGGAATCCGGAAGCCATCCGGCTCGGCGGCGAGAAAAAAGAACTGTCGGTGCTCTTTTCTGATATCGCCGGATTCACCTCCATCTCGGAACAGATGGATCCGGAGAGGCTCGTCGAGCTCCTGAACCAGTATCTCTCGGCCATGACGGAGATCATTCTCCGCCACCGGGGCAACGTGAATAAGTACCTGGGGGACGGCATCATGGCGATCTTCGGGGCGCCGCGCGGAGAGCCCAACCATGCCAGCCTGGCCTGCTTTGCCGCCCTGGATTCGCAGCGGGAGCTCGCGAGGCTGCGCGAGCGGTGGAAAGCCGAGGGACAGCCGGAGATCCGCGCACGCATCGGGATCAATTCCGGCTGGCTCGTGGTCGGCAATATGGGGTCCCAGGCCCGGATGGAATACACGGTGATGGGCGATGCCGTGAACCTGGCTTCCCGCCTGGAGGGCGCGAACAAGTTTTACGACACGCTGATCCTGTTGGGTCCCCGTACCTACGAACTCGCCGCCGGGGACATCGAAGCGCGGGAAGTCGACCGCATGCGGGTCAAAGGTAAACGGGAACCCGTGGTAGTCTTCGAATTGCTCGCCCGCAAGGGAGAGCTGCCTGACGAACGACACCGTCACATTGAGGCCTATCGAGCGGGGCTCGAGGCCTACAAACAGCGCGATTTTAAAACAGCGGCCACGCACTTTGAGGCGGCTCTGGCACTCGACCCGAAGGACGGCCCGGCACGGGTTTACTTGGAAAGAGCCAAAGAGTACCTTATAGCTCCGCCTCCCGAACAGTGGGATGGCGTGTATGAACTCACCTCAAAGTGA
- a CDS encoding mechanosensitive ion channel family protein: MSADRRLRTPVQSIHRNPANDMGVASILGLIIIGLLAYLGAVRKKPAGLEFYAGCLSTILLVLLLELTTQGLISHVPQWAQPWLAFIAYLAMSFVILKTLDLLFIEDYLVEKRGKYIPRMLRLIFLLVGVTLAGLVLLRAVLEMDPLTLIALPTIATAVVGFALKDVIARLASGIQLGRMIHVGDWVTLMDKEGIVTDIAFDYITIRTRAYDYIMLPNDAVSQSAITNHSRPESLCARAIHVEANYAHPPMQVKEILVQSALAVPGVVASPAPISFVEEFKESGISYKLKFFFHDYGGRERLEGEVMAYVWYAFQRNGIEIPYPQRVVHTTQPPDLTALRAIELAGMKEQFRAIDFLAILDAEGLHSLAEHAQKRVYLPGEQVVREGEPGEELFVVMEGEADVVIKTGDQTTPVAALKKGQFFGEMSLLTGAPRSATVQAKSQLTVTVIGKSAMSQVISKTPGLAEQFGTILATRQSALAATRETADRASKLRSVAEDGQSLTAKILQFFRRSGN; this comes from the coding sequence ATGAGCGCCGACCGCCGGCTTCGAACGCCGGTACAGTCCATTCATCGGAACCCGGCGAACGATATGGGCGTAGCGTCGATTCTTGGCCTGATCATCATCGGACTGCTTGCCTACCTCGGCGCCGTCCGTAAAAAACCTGCCGGGCTTGAATTCTACGCGGGATGCCTCTCCACGATCCTGCTCGTGCTCCTGCTGGAGCTCACGACACAGGGCTTGATCTCACATGTGCCCCAGTGGGCGCAGCCCTGGCTGGCCTTCATCGCCTACCTGGCGATGTCCTTCGTCATCCTGAAAACCCTGGATCTGCTGTTCATCGAAGATTACCTCGTCGAGAAGCGGGGGAAATACATCCCCCGGATGCTCCGCCTGATCTTCCTGCTCGTCGGGGTCACACTCGCGGGCCTCGTCCTGCTACGGGCGGTGCTCGAAATGGATCCGCTGACCTTGATCGCGCTCCCGACCATCGCCACCGCCGTGGTGGGGTTTGCGCTTAAAGACGTCATCGCGCGCCTGGCCTCGGGCATCCAGCTCGGCCGCATGATCCACGTCGGCGACTGGGTCACCTTGATGGACAAAGAGGGGATCGTTACCGACATCGCCTTCGATTACATCACGATCAGAACGCGCGCCTACGATTACATCATGCTCCCCAACGATGCGGTCTCCCAATCCGCCATCACCAACCATAGCCGGCCGGAAAGCCTGTGCGCCCGAGCCATTCACGTCGAAGCGAACTATGCCCATCCCCCGATGCAGGTAAAAGAAATCCTCGTGCAATCTGCGTTGGCGGTCCCAGGCGTCGTCGCCTCTCCGGCGCCGATCAGCTTCGTTGAGGAATTCAAAGAGTCCGGCATCTCCTACAAGCTCAAGTTCTTTTTCCATGACTACGGAGGCCGAGAACGCCTTGAGGGCGAGGTGATGGCCTACGTCTGGTATGCCTTCCAGCGGAATGGTATCGAGATCCCTTATCCCCAACGTGTCGTGCACACCACCCAGCCCCCCGACCTGACGGCGCTGCGGGCCATCGAACTGGCCGGCATGAAGGAGCAATTTCGTGCGATCGATTTCTTAGCCATACTCGACGCAGAGGGGCTGCATTCGCTGGCCGAACATGCGCAGAAACGCGTCTACCTGCCCGGCGAGCAGGTCGTGCGGGAGGGCGAACCGGGAGAGGAACTCTTCGTGGTCATGGAGGGCGAAGCCGACGTCGTGATCAAGACGGGTGATCAAACTACGCCGGTCGCCGCGCTCAAGAAAGGGCAGTTCTTCGGCGAAATGTCCCTGCTCACCGGAGCCCCACGCTCCGCCACGGTCCAGGCAAAATCCCAACTGACCGTCACGGTCATCGGTAAGAGCGCCATGAGCCAGGTGATATCCAAGACCCCCGGCCTGGCAGAACAATTCGGCACAATCCTCGCGACCCGGCAGTCGGCGCTGGCGGCCACGCGCGAAACCGCCGATCGCGCGTCAAAGCTGAGGTCTGTCGCAGAGGATGGACAATCGCTCACCGCGAAGATTCTCCAATTCTTCCGTCGGTCCGGGAACTGA
- a CDS encoding cytochrome c yields MASGWRVGISTAVCISGLLYGGIVQGEPESKVPRGDSARGKTLFIRNCAGCHGAAGGGDGYRLLGPDPANLTSPSTSRKSDADLLKTIHHGKPNMPAWKGNLSESQSRDVLAYVRTFAK; encoded by the coding sequence ATGGCATCAGGATGGCGGGTCGGGATCTCAACGGCGGTCTGCATAAGCGGGCTGCTTTATGGAGGGATCGTCCAGGGAGAACCTGAGTCCAAGGTTCCGCGCGGCGATTCGGCGCGCGGCAAGACCCTTTTTATCAGAAATTGCGCCGGTTGCCACGGGGCTGCGGGTGGGGGAGATGGCTATCGGCTCCTGGGGCCGGATCCGGCGAATCTCACGTCACCGTCGACCAGCAGAAAATCCGATGCCGACCTGCTGAAGACGATCCACCATGGCAAACCGAATATGCCGGCCTGGAAGGGAAATCTTTCGGAGAGCCAGAGCCGGGATGTGCTGGCCTACGTGCGAACGTTTGCCAAATGA
- a CDS encoding short chain dehydrogenase, whose translation MRVVVVGATGTIGSAIVAALSARHEVVAVGNKRGAIRVDLASTESIERMFDAVGTFDALVCAAGRAAFASLDDLKDADFQLGLSNKLMGQVNLVRIGRKQMRDNGSFTLTSGVLSREPMKGSASISMVNAGLEGFARAAALELPRGIRINVVSPPWVTETLIARKMDPSIGLPAATVAQAYLAGVQGTATGQTLDPRTFPAR comes from the coding sequence ATGCGAGTTGTCGTCGTCGGTGCTACAGGAACGATCGGGTCCGCAATTGTCGCGGCCCTATCCGCGCGTCATGAAGTCGTGGCCGTGGGAAACAAGCGCGGCGCAATCCGCGTGGACCTCGCCTCAACCGAATCCATCGAACGGATGTTCGACGCCGTCGGCACGTTCGACGCGCTCGTCTGCGCGGCAGGCCGAGCCGCGTTCGCCAGTTTGGACGACCTGAAAGATGCTGATTTTCAGCTCGGGCTGTCCAACAAACTGATGGGGCAGGTCAACCTCGTCCGCATCGGCCGGAAGCAAATGCGCGACAACGGCTCTTTCACCCTCACCAGCGGCGTCCTGAGCCGCGAGCCCATGAAGGGCAGTGCATCGATCAGCATGGTCAATGCGGGACTCGAAGGCTTCGCCCGCGCCGCCGCCCTGGAGCTCCCGCGCGGCATCCGCATCAACGTCGTGAGCCCGCCCTGGGTGACCGAAACGTTGATCGCCAGAAAAATGGATCCGTCGATCGGTCTCCCCGCCGCCACCGTCGCGCAAGCCTATCTCGCCGGCGTCCAAGGCACCGCCACCGGACAGACGCTCGATCCGCGCACCTTCCCCGCTAGATAA